From one Amaranthus tricolor cultivar Red isolate AtriRed21 chromosome 17, ASM2621246v1, whole genome shotgun sequence genomic stretch:
- the LOC130804704 gene encoding probable anion transporter 3, chloroplastic → MAALTSTSYCKNLSSFLQQYNYSKQHPKSIQNAVIIPSSLSPLETLIKTSNSQTWKNKDYGRIRPRRNLEVVKCTADERQMSGAGVAPPDSTLEEIKDESGYQFKLLCLMALGMFLCSAQRMYLLDIFTSDTHSMSLDAAYSIQVTFQGLYIVLSVMFGAMADVFGGGRIMGLVIGLWFLPTILFLLFACFFIPNFSSEWFSLIYFIPLAALQYLWHGIMTLLTPRQIHHSTITILVLPTVFGLAQSLTFPSMNVLLSRWFPINERGRAVGIVMAGMQLGNVLVFRQTNTTFGPFVCVPLGVVWLLSWVCELKFYSKRKNADSCHTNRQTPLSFPNLILKKPFWAILFVNFTYNWGYFVLLLWMPFYLKNVLNVNLNEEPWFEVIPWGIVVVSSYIAGWISDYLKKAGYSLLFVHKLMQSIGFIGPGLSLLCLTYAKTPKFASLLLTIGISFTPFTQVGLFLNIQDIAPYLVGLIHGITNIVGTYGATICLFKVSSIVKLLGSYEAFLILTSVLYFTTTIFYSLCATTERII, encoded by the exons ATGGCAGCACTCACTTCGACATCTTATTGCAAGAATCTTAGCTCTTTCCTGCAACAATACAATTACTCAAAACAGCACCCGAAATCAATTCAAAATGCTGTCATCATTCCTTCGTCTTTATCTCCATTGGAAACATTAATCAAGACTTCAAACAGCCAAACATGGAAAAACAAAGATTATGGTCGAATACGACCGCGCAGGAACCTGGAGGTGGTGAAATGCACGGCGGATGAGCGGCAAATGAGCGGTGCAGGTGTAGCTCCACCAGATTCAACGCTGGAAGAGATCAAGGATGAATCAGGGTAccaatttaagctactttgttTGATGGCGTTGGGAATGTTCCTTTGCAGTGCTCAAAGGATGTATTTATTGGATATTTTTACCTCTGATACTCATTCCATGTCTCTCGATGCGGCATATAGTATTCAG GTAACATTTCAAGGGCTCTACATAGTATTATCAGTGATGTTTGGTGCAATGGCAGATGTATTTGGTGGAGGAAGAATAATGGGATTGGTAATTGGATTGTGGTTCTTACCTACAATCCTCTTCCTATTGTTTGCTTGTTTTTTCATACCAAATTTTTCTTCAGAGTGGTTCTCGTTAATTTATTTCATCCCATTGGCTGCTTTACAATACCTATGGCATGGTATAATGACACTCCTTACACCAAGGCAAATCCACCATTCTACCATCACCATCTTGGTTCTTCCTACTGTTTTTGGCCTAGCACAAAGCTTAACTTTTCCTTCCATGAATGTCCTCCTATCAAG GTGGTTTCCAATTAATGAACGCGGGCGAGCTGTAGGGATTGTCATGGCAGGAATGCAACTTGGAAATGTCTTGGTCTTTCGACAAACAAACACAACTTTTGGACCTTTTGTGTGTGTACCACTTGGAGTTGTTTGGCTACTATCATGGGTTTGTGAACTTAAATTCTATTCGAAACGGAAGAATGCTGATTCTTGTCACACTAACCGTCAAACTCCACTGTCATTTCCAAATCTCATACTGAAAAAGCCTTTTTGGGCTATACTATTCGTTAATTTTACTTACAATTGG ggatattttgttcttttattatgGATGcccttttatttaaaaaat GTATTAAATGTGAACCTTAATGAAGAGCCATGGTTTGAGGTAATTCCCTGGGGAATAGTGGTTGTATCAAGCTATATTGCTGGTTGGATATCTGATTATTTAAAGAAGGCTGGTTATTCTTTGTTATTTGTTCATAAATTGATGCAG TCAATAGGTTTTATAGGACCTGGGTTATCACTGCTTTGCTTAACTTATGCCAAGACTCCAAAATTTGCATCTTTACTTCTTACTATTGGTATAAGCTTTACTCCTTTTACCCAAGTTGGATTATTCCTTAATATACAA GATATTGCTCCATATTTAGTAGGACTCATTCATG GTATTACAAATATAGTTGGGACATATGGTGCAACAATATGCCTCTTTAAGGTGAGCAGCATTGTAAAATTGCTTGGATCCTATGAAGCATTTTTGATCCTAACATCTGTGCTCTATTTCACCACTACTATCTTTTATAGCCTTTGTGCCACAACAGAAAGAATAATTTGA